Proteins encoded together in one Lepisosteus oculatus isolate fLepOcu1 chromosome 2, fLepOcu1.hap2, whole genome shotgun sequence window:
- the tmem151ba gene encoding transmembrane protein 151B has protein sequence MSPPASAATASESSPTVPEEDADSVREEQRPLKQSLSKSLCRESHWKCLLLSLLMYGCMGAMTWCHVTKVTRLTFDSAYKGKSMMYHDSPCSNGYIYIPLAFLVMLYVVYLVECWHCYTRNELQYKVDVESISERIQRMQQATPCIWWKAISYHYVRRTRQVTRYRNGDAYTTTQVYHERVNTHVAEAEFDYGNCGVKDISKDLLGLESFAVTKLRFTKCFSFANVESENSYLTQRARFFTENEGLDDYMEAREGMHLKNVDFKEYMIAFSDPDHLPWYVSHYVFWVAALFTLSWPLRVLTEYRTAYVHYHVEKLFGFDYVPVTPSEERPYCRRIPRVNTIDSTELEWHIRSNQQLVPSYSEAVLMDLAQLSNCNTYTVCNYGAYRQNCERCHRAISSSSIFSRSALSICNGSPRIPFSASRFSLGRLYGSRRSCFWRSRSGSLNEQNCPSENTRCLSGQMTNEEDPPPYQDALYFPVLIVHRNEGCLNHNHRSLHRNGSCVETSL, from the coding sequence CAACGACCACTGAAGCAGTCCCTCAGCAAGTCACTGTGCAGAGAGTCCCATTGGAAATGTCTTCTGCTGTCCCTGCTCATGTATGGCTGCATGGGAGCCATGACATGGTGCCATGTGACCAAAGTCACCCGGCTGACCTTCGACAGTGCCTACAAGGGGAAGTCCATGATGTACCACGACAGCCCCTGTTCCAATGGCTACATCTACATCCCACTGGCCTTCCTTGTCATGCTGTACGTGGTCTACCTGGTGGAATGTTGGCACTGCTACACCAGGAACGAACTGCAGTACAAAGTGGACGTGGAGAGCATCTCTGAACGGATCCAGAGAATGCAGCAAGCCACCCCGTGCATCTGGTGGAAGGCCATCAGCTACCACTACGTGCGGAGGACCAGACAAGTCACACGGTACCGGAATGGTGACGCTTACACCACCACTCAGGTGTACCACGAGCGAGTCAACACCCACGTGGCTGAGGCCGAGTTTGACTATGGCAACTGCGGGGTAAAGGACATTTCCAAAGACCTCCTGGGTCTGGAGAGCTTTGCTGTCACCAAGTTGAGGTTCACCAAGTGCTTTAGCTTTGCCAATGTAGAGTCTGAAAACTCCTACCTGACCCAGAGGGCCAGATTCTTCACAGAGAATGAGGGGCTGGATGACTACATGGAGGCAAGAGAAGGAATGCATCTCAAGAATGTAGACTTTAAGGAGTACATGATTGCCTTCTCTGACCCAGACCATCTTCCATGGTATGTCTCCCACTATGTCTTCTGGGTGGCAGCCCTCTTCACCCTGTCATGGCCTCTGCGTGTGTTGACCGAATACCGCACTGCCTATGTCCACTACCACGTGGAGAAGCTGTTTGGCTTCGACTATGTCCCCGTGACTCCCTCTGAGGAGCGACCTTACTGTCGGCGCATCCCACGGGTGAACACCATTGACAGCACGGAGCTGGAGTGGCACATTCGGTCCAATCAGCAGCTCGTGCCCAGCTACTCAGAGGCTGTGTTGATGGATCTGGCCCAGCTCTCCAACTGCAACACTTACACTGTGTGCAACTACGGGGCATACCGGCAAAACTGCGAGCGCTGCCACAGGGCCATCAGCAGTTCTTCCATCTTCTCCAGGAGCGCACTCAGCATATGCAATGGCAGCCCCAGGATCCCCTTCAGTGCCAGCCGATTCTCCCTGGGGCGACTGTACGGTTCCCGACGGAGCTGCTTttggaggagcaggagtgggagCCTTAATGAGCAGAACTGCCCCAGTGAGAACACCCGGTGCTTGTCAGGGCAGATGACAAATGAAGAAGATCCCCCTCCCTACCAGGATGCTCTCTACTTTCCCGTCTTGATTGTGCATCGGAATGAAGGCTGCCTCAACCATAACCACCGGTCCCTGCACAGAAACGGCTCCTGCGTTGAGACTTCCTTATGA